Sequence from the Fibrobacter sp. UWP2 genome:
TTTGTGGACTGTTAAGGATAAAAATGGCGAGGTGCTCGCTACGGGTACAGACGCATCGATGGTGACTCAGCTTCTGGTTACGGGCGATGTTCAAGCTTCTGTTGTTTTGAATAAGGATCTTGACACGGAAATTGCAGTGTCTTGCCCGAGTGTTTACGTGGCAAAGGAACCCTTGCAAAATTGTTCGTGCAAAGGCCCGACATTGCTATCTTCTGTGAATAATATTGCCGAGGGGAACGTCGTTTACCAGTGGCAGATAAAGGGTTGCATAAGCCCCTATTCGCTTCCTCTGACATATGATTGGTCTTCTGGATTTACGGTGGATCCGACGGACAATTCTATTGTTACCAAGACGTTCACCGAGGCCGGGTGGGCCACTCCGACAGCCGTGGTAGAAAATACGGACGGATCTAGTGATAGATTGCGCTGCGAGGAAGCGACTGCCTACAACGTCACGTGCGCCCCGAAAAAATCGGAAATTACGCTTGGTGAAACCGTTGAATGGTCGTTTATGGTAACCTATTTGCCCACTGATACTTATGAATGGACGTTTACGGAAGGTGAAAATGAACCCGAAGTGATGTCGATGGTCCTTAATCCTCAAATAACTCCTGCAGCAACAGGTGTGGTTAACGCCTCTGTAACTTTTAATGAGGGGGATGAATACGAAATGGTTGTCAATTGTGCTCCGCTGACGGTGAAGGAAGCCCCGCCGGGACCTCCAGCCATTACGGGGTGCTCTTGCGGTGATCCGGATCCTGTTCCAAGACAAAGTGCAGAAGATGTGTTCATGTTCCGGTGGAGTGTTGTCGGTTGCACGAGCGAGGGCGCCACGCCATTGGAATATACTTGGAGTGACGATGTGACGCCGGATCCTGATGATGCGACCGTGGCGATACAGGTTCCTGAAGGGGCGGGGACTTATGGCCCGACGGTAACGGTGGAGAATACGGCAGGAGTAAGTGTGGAAGTGGCTTGTCGTCAGGTGACTTACTCTAATAATTATTCCGAAGAATGATTCGGGGAAAAACGATGTTTAAAGTTATTTTGAAAAAATTTCTGCTCGGTTCTGTTGTATTGGCGCTTGTGGCGTCGTGCAGTGACGATGAATCGGATGGCTGGGGCGATGAAATCGTTTCTGCCCCTGCGGCCATGCTGAATCTCGATAGCATCGAACTTACGGATTCGCTCTATTCCTGGTATCTCGAAAAGAGAGCCTGTTGTGGCGATTCTTCTAGCAGCTCCAGGGGGACATCTTCGACGTCTGCGGTAAGTTCCGCGAATGTTTCGAGCGACTCGGGTTCCTCTAGCAGCATTGGAATCTCCTGCAGCTCTGGAATTTCCAGCAGCTCTGGAATTTCCAGCAGCTCTGCCGCAAATTCTGCGGCGAAGGACCCCGACGATGAAGGCTCCAGTGAAGAAGCTTCCAAGGTCCGCCTCCTGCCTCCGGCGGGTTTTTATGACGAATTGACGATTCCTGTGCCTGCGCCTGAATATGGCGGTAAAATCCGCTGTACCTTCAATGGTTCCGAGCCGACCTCCGTTGCGGAGGAATTTGTGGAGCCCTATGTGGTGAATCGCAATACGGTAGTACGCTGTGCGGAATTCGTCGGTGATTCTGTTGCGCGCAAGTCAAGCCATACGTTTTTTATAAACGAGAAGGTCTCCATGCCGGTTGTGGCTATTAGCGTGGACCCGTACAAGATGTTTGATTCCAAGAACGGCTACTACAGCCAGGGCGTTTCGTACTGCGCGGAACCATGCCGTGAGGCGAATTACTGGTGGGACCTGGAACTCCCCGTCCATGTGGAGTTCTTCGAAAACGGCAGTGCTTCGACAAAGAGGGACTGGCAGATTGATGCGGGTCTTTCCATTATTGGCCAGTGGAGCCGTTACAGGGCCAAGAAGTCTGTGGCCATCAAGATGAAGAGCGAATATCAGGACGGCCGTATCAAGTTCCCGTTGTTCAAGACCAGGCCCGAAGCCAACAAGTTCAAGGCTTTCAACTTGAGGAATAACGGTAACCGCTTTGTGAGTGACTACATTGAAGACCCGGTGCTCACGAGCCTTATGGAAGGGAGCGGGGTAGATTACCAGAGGAGTCGCCAAGTGGTTGTGTTTTACAATGGCGCCTACTACGGGATTTTCGACATGCGCGAACGCCTGAACGAACATTTTGTCGAGACGAACTACGGTATCGATTCCAAGCAGGTGAACATGGTGAAGCACATAGAGACTACCGTGACGGCAAGCGGCGGCTCGGCGGATTCTTACCTTGAAATGCTTGATTTTATCGACAAGAGTGATTTTGGGACGGATGCTGCTGCCTATGAGAAACTCCAGACCATGATGGATGTCGGTAACTATGCGGATTACATGGCTGCTGAAATTTACATCCACAACGGTGACTGGCCCGACAACAACGTGCGCGCCTGGAATACGGCGGATCAGCCTTTCAAGTTCATGATTTTTGACGTCGACCACGGTTTCGGCTGGGACTGGGCCGTGAGCGGGTTCAATTATACGAGCCACAACATGTTCAGCTGGATAAAGCAGGGTGGGACGAACATGTGTTTCACTTCACATTGCTTTGCCCAGATTTACATCAAGCTGATCGAGAATCCCGATTTTAGGCGTCTCTTTATCAACCATTCCGCGGTCATGCTCGACTATTA
This genomic interval carries:
- a CDS encoding CotH kinase family protein, translated to MKKFLLGSVVLALVASCSDDESDGWGDEIVSAPAAMLNLDSIELTDSLYSWYLEKRACCGDSSSSSRGTSSTSAVSSANVSSDSGSSSSIGISCSSGISSSSGISSSSAANSAAKDPDDEGSSEEASKVRLLPPAGFYDELTIPVPAPEYGGKIRCTFNGSEPTSVAEEFVEPYVVNRNTVVRCAEFVGDSVARKSSHTFFINEKVSMPVVAISVDPYKMFDSKNGYYSQGVSYCAEPCREANYWWDLELPVHVEFFENGSASTKRDWQIDAGLSIIGQWSRYRAKKSVAIKMKSEYQDGRIKFPLFKTRPEANKFKAFNLRNNGNRFVSDYIEDPVLTSLMEGSGVDYQRSRQVVVFYNGAYYGIFDMRERLNEHFVETNYGIDSKQVNMVKHIETTVTASGGSADSYLEMLDFIDKSDFGTDAAAYEKLQTMMDVGNYADYMAAEIYIHNGDWPDNNVRAWNTADQPFKFMIFDVDHGFGWDWAVSGFNYTSHNMFSWIKQGGTNMCFTSHCFAQIYIKLIENPDFRRLFINHSAVMLDYYLSYERVVEATDRMTATIPYAEMDRDMKMYPRNEHSFDKTGATLKSYASTRTAAVRREYRLEFGLGDDISVTIGSTGNGNVLLDGMKLPSTNYTGTFFAGNDMLLTATPTGGSVFDGWSDGNMENPRLVSPVDGSKFIAKFK